A window from Musa acuminata AAA Group cultivar baxijiao chromosome BXJ3-10, Cavendish_Baxijiao_AAA, whole genome shotgun sequence encodes these proteins:
- the LOC135651550 gene encoding protein FAF-like, chloroplastic gives MSVAVIQSSPASFNLGHRNWLSPADRYRSEEDRPPALKEGGEEPPSQFDIWSAIQSQKTAAAAADQPATPYVHPLVRRSSSSLSQKSLEICTESLGSETGSDDFFSFMDDLPLLDDKEKEEETKYVHEKQDAAAEAGEVIAAERGERSPRGKELTSVNYHCSISRRSPPRSFPPPLPSISRRDGPCFHMRPHRCDGRLVVEAVPVPPQNYLHARRVDGRLVLSFIDTIYGDEPGYESDASDAAAEITQTLTEEDVEKEKEEATESESMGITQLGVKEEEEEEEEEEELEGNNRYGGEEEELEENNCYEEEEVEVVDRGTVVEVKVSTQPQQQSGAMKVHRSSLVINKFVGDMPLSGMAEHEPSAQEEDNTSSQNKHNHTVSSAPAARRASSITTTAAAAVVAASTLGVSTESHHDHGYARTWTAVGGHRPPLDNKLLFTSKRRNREELLHNMRRCSQLRRPLFIWEPYCIATSS, from the coding sequence ATGTCGGTGGCTGTCATTCAAAGCTCGCCCGCAAGCTTCAACTTGGGCCACCGCAACTGGCTATCGCCAGCGGATCGATACCGGAGCGAAGAAGACCGTCCTCCGGCGCTTAAGGAGGGCGGCGAGGAGCCTCCCTCGCAATTCGATATATGGAGCGCGATCCAGTCGCAGAAGACGGCCGCTGCCGCAGCTGACCAGCCGGCGACTCCTTATGTTCATCCCCTCGTGAGGCGCTCTTCGAGCTCGCTAAGCCAGAAGAGCCTTGAGATATGCACGGAGAGCCTTGGCTCGGAGACCGGCTCCGACGACTTCTTCTCCTTCATGGACGACCTACCCTTGCTCGACGataaagagaaagaagaggagacgaAATATGTCCATGAGAAGCAAGATGCGGCAGCAGAGGCAGGCGAAGTAATAGCAGCGGAACGCGGAGAGCGGTCTCCCCGAGGCAAGGAGCTGACATCGGTGAACTACCATTGCTCCATTAGCAGGCGGTCACCTCCTAGGTCGTTCCCTCCACCGCTCCCGTCGATTTCTCGACGCGACGGCCCCTGCTTCCACATGCGGCCTCACCGCTGCGACGGGCGCCTCGTAGTCGAAGCCGTCCCCGTCCCTCCTCAAAACTACCTCCATGCCCGGCGCGTCGACGGCCGCCTCGTGCTCTCCTTCATCGATACCATTTACGGAGACGAGCCGGGTTACGAGTCCGATGCCTCTGACGCTGCCGCTGAAATCACACAAACATTAACAGAAGAAGACgtcgagaaagaaaaagaagaagctacagaaAGCGAATCAATGGGAATAACACAGTTAGgagtgaaagaagaagaagaagaagaagaagaagaagaagaactagaAGGAAACAACCGTTATggtggagaggaagaagaattaGAGGAAAATAACTGCTACGAAGAAGAGGAAGTGGAAGTCGTCGACAGGGGAACCGTCGTCGAGGTAAAGGTGAGCACGCAACCGCAGCAACAGAGCGGTGCCATGAAGGTTCACCGGTCTTCGCTCGTCATCAACAAGTTCGTCGGAGATATGCCGCTGAGTGGCATGGCCGAACACGAGCCATCCGCGCAGGAGGAGGACAACACAAGCAGCCAAAACAAGCACAACCACACTGTTTCATCGGCACCGGCAGCCAGGCGGGCGTCATCGATAACCACCACTGCAGCGGCTGCAGTAGTGGCGGCATCCACGCTCGGTGTCAGCACAGAGAGCCACCACGATCACGGCTACGCCAGGACATGGACAGCGGTCGGCGGTCATCGCCCTCCGCTCGACAACAAGCTGCTCTTCACATCGAAGCGGCGGAACCGCGAAGAGTTGCTGCAcaacatgaggaggtgcagccagCTGCGCAGGCCATTGTTCATATGGGAGCCCTACTGCATTGCCACTTCCTCCTGA